The genomic segment GCCTCATCCGAGAGAAGCGCTTTACAGATGTCATCCACTCAACCGTCTCTCAAGGTGGCCGTGTGCTTATTCCGGCTTTTGCCCTTGGCAGAGCCCAAGAACTCCTCCTCATCCTGGATGAGTACTGGTCTAACCATGCAGAGCTCCATAACATTCCCATCTACTATGCCTCCCCtcttgccaagagatgcatGGCTGTCTACCAGACCTATATAAATTCCATGAATGAGAGGATTCGGAACCAGTTTGCAAACTCAAACCCATTCGATTTTAAGCACATCTCTCCGTTGAAGAGCATAGAGAACTTTGATGATGTGGGTCCATCAGTGGTTATGGCAAGTCCAGGTGGCCTCCAGAGTGGGCTTTCTAGACAACTGTTTGATAAATGGTGCACAGATAAAAAGAATGCTTGTGTTATTCCTGGGTATGTTGTGGAAGGGACACTCGCAAAAACCATCATCAACGAGCCAAAAGAAGTCACCCTAATGAATGGCCTCACTTCTCCTCTCAACATGCAGGTATATTACATCTCCTTCTCAGCTCATGCGGATTTCGCACAGACAAGCACCTTCTTAAAGGAGCTCATGCCTCCCAATATAATTCTTGTCCATGGAGAAGCCAACGAGATGGCAAGGCTTAAGCAGAAGCTTATAACCCAATTTGCTGATAGGAATGCTAAGATCATTTCCCCCAAGAACTGCCAGTCAGTGGAGATGTATTTTAgttctgaaaaaatggccaaaacAATTGGAAGGCTGGCTGAAAAGACACCAGAAGTTGGGGAAACTGTCAGCGGCTTACTGGTCAAGAAGGGCTTTACATATCAGATAATGGCACCGGATGATCTCCATATCTTCTCACAGCTGTCCACAGCGAACATCACCCAGAGGATCTCTGTCCCTTATTCTGGTGCTTTCGGAGTTATAAAGCATAGGTTGAAGCAGATATATGAGAGTGTGGAGGCCCCATCAGAAGAGCCTGATGTACCAACATTGATTGTGCATGAAAGGGTGACGATAAGGCAGGAGTCAGAGAACTATGTGACATTGCAGTGGTCATCAGACCCCATAAGCGACATGGTTTCGGACTCTGTAGTAGCTATGATCTTGAATATTAGCCGAGAAGGTCCAAAGGTGACAGCAGTTGCAGAGGCCAAGAAGACAGAGGAGGAAACAGAGAAGATGGCGCAGAAGGTAATATATGCTCTTTTTGTATCCTTGTTTGGGGATGTCAAGATTGGAGAGGAAGGAACACTGGTTGTGACTGTCGATGGGGATGTGGCGCGTCTGGATGGCAAGAATGGTGAGGTAGAATGTGAGAATGAGGGGTTGAAGGAGAGAGTAAAGACAGCATTCAGGCGGATACAAAGTGCAGTGAGACCAATCCCGCTATCAGCGTCTTGAGATGTGTAACGACAGTATATTTGCTATTCAACTCTGCTGACTTTTTGGTGCTATGTCTCACATAAGCAGTTAGCAAGAGGCTTTGACCTCAAGGGTCTTGttgtttatgagaaacttttcAGTACTTGTAATCATCAAATTATCTAACACAACAGGTTttattttggaaatttgtcCTCAGTCAAGTTTTATGGGATATTTGGATGGTTGAGGGAGATGTTGTAGACTTATTAATGTCATTGAGATTAATGTCTCTTATGCATCCTCTAATGAAGTTCTTGCAGGGGGTGTTATTTCATAATTCGAACTTTAGGTATTTATGAATGAGTTTATctgcagtttttttttaaatgtattGAGTTGAAATTTGAGTATGATTATGCCATCTCGCGAAGTTGTCATCAGGCATACTGAACTTGTGGATGGAAGCGATTTCTTTGCTCTATTAGGagataaattaattttaatgTATAACTTTTCTACCTATACTCCTATTATTAGTATGTATTTATTAAATTATACTTTGACATTACTATGATGAATGAAATCACAGCCAGATATAAAACGCTCCAATCCCATGCATAAACCACCTCTACATTGCGCATGCGGAAGGGTGGTTCGCAGCCGATTTCAGAACCGCCGATTTCTGACTGAGTCCCATGATTTCCCATTGCCGAGTATAAGGGCCGGGATCCCTGCTTGGGTTTTAGGGAATCCCTGCTTATCACTAATCAGACTAGGCATCCCATACCCTAAACTATTTCAACAGAATTCTcggtcctccctctctctctcttctaatATCTCTTCGCATCATTCCACCCACTGCGAGATTTCCATTTCGAAAACCCCCAATCCAGTTTAGAGCTCAGATTCTATCCTTTGAACCAGCCGAAGCCCTAGGAAGGCTAAGGATTTCTTACGTATAGAGATGGATTTATAGCCCAGCTTACCAAGATCGCGCCTTTGGTGGTTTAGAGATGGCGTCTGCCATGACCGGCGGCCAGGGCTCGGCGCTGAAGAGGCGGGAATCGACGGCGACGAGGGAAGGGGATCGGCTCACCATCACCCCATTGGGCGCCGGCAATGAGGTGGGGCGCTCCTGTGTGtatatgtcctacaaagggaaGACCATCTTGGTATAAAAGCTTTAACCTTTCTTTCTCCCGTTTTGTCTACCGTGTCTACTATTGATTCATTTCTCGTGTTGTGAGCTTGGTTTCTGTGAGATTGAGAGTGGGTTTGTTTTGGGTGGTTGGCAGTTCGACTGTGGAATCCATCCGGCGTACTCGGGGATGGCTGCCTTGCCATATTTTGATGAGATCGATCCTTCGACTATCGACGTGCTTCTTGTGACTCAGTATGTGTTACTCCTCCTTCTCTATAATTgttgataaataaaaattttatttatgaaaaattaagaACGGACTTGATGCTTATATGAATTGTGTGAAGTCATGGTTTATGTTGATTATGTGAAATGGTTCTACATTTAAACAATGAAAGGAAATTTCATTCTTGTTATATTTTGTTACTGACTGTATCATGGATTGCCCTGCTGATTTCAGTAATTTCTCAATATCAAACTTATTTGTGTTGCAGCCAAGTGCTAAAAGTGAGTCATTTGCTTCTGATGTTTTTTCTTAGTTGGGACAAAGATATATTGACATCCGATGTCAAAATTGATGCTAGGATGTGTAAGCATGAACATATGGTTGCTTAAAACAATGAAAGTTGTTATTGTAATTTTTTGCTCGATAATCGATGGTGTGGGAGACAAGCAAAATTCCATTGAAACCCCACCAATTTGGATGGCAAGAAGAGGATCTCTCTTCAATCTAAAGTTGCTCCTTTggcaaaatatataaaaagctCAACTCACTGTCACCTCTTAATTTTTGATGTGATCACAAGTTTTTTGTTATGCTTTTTGCATAACTTGTCAGCAAACAATGTGCAGAAAAATTTTCGAAGTACTCCAATGTCTTTTCAATTTACACCAAGATACGATTATATTTATTGCTTCATGAACCATATACGAGCAATATCTGAAACGTACACGTGCAACCAAGTGACCATTTAAATTATTATGATGCAAGAAATTTAGTCATCTAAATACCATTCCACCAACTATTGGGTGCTTGGTTCACTATAACTTTTAAGTATATGTAGGCCCATCACACCTAAGCTCACTTTACGTACCAATTATTATGGCCTATCTTGGGACTAAGCAGGCACTAGCAGATATATCCAGAATCCAGATTCAGTTACCTGAAATTTCGAAGGTCTTCCTTCAATGGCTTCAAGTATATATTTTTTCAGATTGATAGATAACATGCTGCAGCTCTTGATGGATGTGTCCAGAATCCAGTTTTAATGTTTTGGATTGCAATGGCCTCTTTTCCTTGATCCACCATTGGACGAGGATGATATTTGGAGGCAAAGAAACCTGACGGGTCTTTAATTTGCTTGAAGTAGATAGTCGATCAGACCTGTAAATTAGATTTTCTCTATTACAGGAATAGTAGAAGCATAACCAGCAATATCCTGTGATTGACAACAATTTAAAAAGGGACCTGGCTTTGTCTTTGCGAAACAAGAAATCATCTCTTTTCTCACTCAAAGGTGGACAGTGAGTCC from the Phoenix dactylifera cultivar Barhee BC4 chromosome 14, palm_55x_up_171113_PBpolish2nd_filt_p, whole genome shotgun sequence genome contains:
- the LOC103715356 gene encoding cleavage and polyadenylation specificity factor subunit 3-I-like isoform X2: MTHATKAIYRLLLSDYVKVSKVSVEDMLYDEQDILRTMDKIEVIDFHQTLEVNGIRFWCYTAGHVLGAAMFMVDIAGVRVLYTGDYSREEDRHLRAAEIPQFSPDICIIESTYGVQLHQPRLIREKRFTDVIHSTVSQGGRVLIPAFALGRAQELLLILDEYWSNHAELHNIPIYYASPLAKRCMAVYQTYINSMNERIRNQFANSNPFDFKHISPLKSIENFDDVGPSVVMASPGGLQSGLSRQLFDKWCTDKKNACVIPGYVVEGTLAKTIINEPKEVTLMNGLTSPLNMQVYYISFSAHADFAQTSTFLKELMPPNIILVHGEANEMARLKQKLITQFADRNAKIISPKNCQSVEMYFSSEKMAKTIGRLAEKTPEVGETVSGLLVKKGFTYQIMAPDDLHIFSQLSTANITQRISVPYSGAFGVIKHRLKQIYESVEAPSEEPDVPTLIVHERVTIRQESENYVTLQWSSDPISDMVSDSVVAMILNISREGPKVTAVAEAKKTEEETEKMAQKVIYALFVSLFGDVKIGEEGTLVVTVDGDVARLDGKNGEVECENEGLKERVKTAFRRIQSAVRPIPLSAS
- the LOC103715356 gene encoding cleavage and polyadenylation specificity factor subunit 3-I-like isoform X1, coding for MASTMTGGQGSALKRRESTATREGDRLTITPLGAGNEVGRSCVYMSYKGKTILFDCGIHPAYSGMAALPYFDEIDPSTIDVLLVTHFHLDHAASLPYFLEKTTFKGRVFMTHATKAIYRLLLSDYVKVSKVSVEDMLYDEQDILRTMDKIEVIDFHQTLEVNGIRFWCYTAGHVLGAAMFMVDIAGVRVLYTGDYSREEDRHLRAAEIPQFSPDICIIESTYGVQLHQPRLIREKRFTDVIHSTVSQGGRVLIPAFALGRAQELLLILDEYWSNHAELHNIPIYYASPLAKRCMAVYQTYINSMNERIRNQFANSNPFDFKHISPLKSIENFDDVGPSVVMASPGGLQSGLSRQLFDKWCTDKKNACVIPGYVVEGTLAKTIINEPKEVTLMNGLTSPLNMQVYYISFSAHADFAQTSTFLKELMPPNIILVHGEANEMARLKQKLITQFADRNAKIISPKNCQSVEMYFSSEKMAKTIGRLAEKTPEVGETVSGLLVKKGFTYQIMAPDDLHIFSQLSTANITQRISVPYSGAFGVIKHRLKQIYESVEAPSEEPDVPTLIVHERVTIRQESENYVTLQWSSDPISDMVSDSVVAMILNISREGPKVTAVAEAKKTEEETEKMAQKVIYALFVSLFGDVKIGEEGTLVVTVDGDVARLDGKNGEVECENEGLKERVKTAFRRIQSAVRPIPLSAS